In one window of Nocardioides panacisoli DNA:
- a CDS encoding AzlC family ABC transporter permease yields MSEPESVVSGDRAPIVRRALLDAVPLIIPAVPFALVVGLAITESGLGNLLGWTTAPVVFAGAAQLTLITLLGGGAFWVAAVGAALVVNARHLMYSAALARYFRGQPRWFRWFAPYLLIDQVFALATLRRGDDPRTFRTYYLAMGAAFAVFWFTAVALGLLIGPVVPEEWQLKFAIPVMFTGIVVMAIDRAPKLVAATVAVLVTWLSAGLPSQSGLLVGAVAGVAAGFGAGYLAERRSRR; encoded by the coding sequence GTGAGTGAGCCCGAGTCGGTGGTGTCGGGCGACCGGGCCCCGATCGTTCGTCGCGCCCTGCTCGACGCCGTTCCCCTGATCATCCCCGCGGTGCCGTTCGCCCTGGTGGTCGGGCTCGCCATCACCGAGTCCGGGCTCGGCAATCTCCTCGGGTGGACCACCGCCCCCGTCGTGTTCGCGGGCGCTGCCCAGCTGACGCTGATCACGCTCCTCGGCGGCGGCGCGTTCTGGGTGGCGGCAGTCGGCGCGGCCCTGGTGGTCAACGCCCGCCACCTGATGTACTCCGCCGCCCTCGCGCGGTACTTCCGCGGCCAGCCGCGCTGGTTCCGCTGGTTCGCGCCCTACCTGCTCATCGACCAGGTGTTCGCGCTGGCGACCCTGCGCCGGGGCGACGACCCGCGCACCTTCCGGACCTACTACCTGGCGATGGGCGCCGCGTTCGCGGTGTTCTGGTTCACCGCCGTGGCGCTGGGCCTGCTCATCGGGCCGGTCGTGCCCGAGGAGTGGCAGCTGAAGTTCGCGATCCCGGTGATGTTCACCGGCATCGTGGTGATGGCGATCGACCGTGCGCCGAAGCTGGTCGCGGCGACGGTGGCGGTGCTCGTCACCTGGCTCAGTGCCGGCCTGCCGAGCCAGTCGGGCCTGCTCGTCGGCGCCGTCGCGGGTGTCGCGGCCGGGTTCGGTGCCGGGTACCTCGCCGAACGGAGGTCGCGCCGATGA
- a CDS encoding MFS transporter: MTRATEGSVAPGGIAGRDFRLLLAATLATFANYAPLLSVGALWADAGGAGSAGAGSLTAVMMAGTVAAQLSMGVLLRLLSLRSMFVLGALLLGVPTLAYLPSQELWWLLAVSAVRGVGFGMVVVAGSALVAVLVPPAERGRAAGQYGVAVGLPAVLLLPLGVWLVEQVGFAPIFWTAALLAVAAVPLLRGMTDDRLLVASPTTPTDALASGRRWTPLLAPWVLLLAVACAYGGVVTFVPLTLPSSDVASVVLFVASAAMITGRWAAGVLSDRTGATTLLLMTGIATAALGMAGLGVALDLDSGAALLAVPAAAAYGVGFGAIQNETLVLMFQRAGPGAHGRASTVWNLAYDAGSGFGAYAIGVLALPLDMGGAFLVAALAIVLVLPAVRR, translated from the coding sequence GTGACGCGCGCGACCGAGGGCTCCGTGGCGCCCGGCGGGATCGCCGGGCGCGACTTCCGGCTGCTGCTCGCCGCGACGCTGGCGACCTTCGCCAACTACGCCCCGCTGCTCTCGGTCGGCGCTCTCTGGGCCGACGCCGGTGGCGCCGGCTCGGCGGGCGCCGGCTCGCTCACCGCGGTCATGATGGCCGGCACGGTCGCCGCCCAGCTCAGCATGGGCGTGCTGCTGCGGCTGCTGTCGCTCCGCTCGATGTTCGTCCTGGGTGCCCTGCTGCTGGGCGTCCCGACGCTGGCCTACCTGCCCTCCCAGGAGCTGTGGTGGCTGCTCGCGGTCTCCGCGGTGCGCGGCGTCGGCTTCGGCATGGTCGTGGTCGCCGGCAGCGCACTGGTGGCGGTGCTCGTCCCGCCGGCCGAACGCGGCCGGGCCGCGGGACAGTACGGCGTGGCCGTCGGGCTCCCCGCCGTCCTGCTGCTCCCGCTCGGCGTGTGGTTGGTGGAGCAGGTCGGGTTCGCGCCGATCTTCTGGACCGCTGCGCTGCTCGCGGTCGCGGCGGTCCCCCTGCTCCGCGGCATGACCGACGACCGACTGCTGGTCGCCTCCCCCACCACGCCGACCGATGCCCTCGCCTCCGGCCGTCGCTGGACGCCCCTGCTGGCCCCGTGGGTGCTGCTGCTGGCCGTCGCGTGCGCCTACGGCGGCGTGGTGACCTTCGTGCCGCTGACCCTGCCGTCCTCGGACGTGGCGTCGGTCGTGCTCTTCGTCGCGTCGGCGGCGATGATCACCGGACGCTGGGCGGCCGGCGTCCTCAGCGACCGCACGGGAGCGACCACCCTGCTGCTGATGACGGGCATCGCGACCGCGGCGCTCGGCATGGCCGGCCTCGGCGTCGCCCTGGACCTGGACAGCGGCGCGGCGCTCCTCGCCGTCCCGGCCGCTGCGGCGTACGGCGTCGGGTTCGGGGCGATCCAGAACGAGACGCTGGTGCTGATGTTCCAGCGGGCCGGCCCCGGGGCGCACGGACGCGCCAGCACGGTGTGGAACCTCGCCTACGACGCGGGCAGCGGGTTCGGTGCCTACGCGATCGGCGTGCTCGCCCTGCCGCTGGACATGGGCGGCGCCTTCCTCGTGGCCGCCCTGGCCATCGTGCTGGTGCTGCCCGCCGTACGCCGCTGA
- a CDS encoding LCP family protein: protein MTRWRNPVRTVVLGLVLALAAVVVPNSSVAPTQAALVKFQQTDGVDVHPNVVWVLAVGSDARQGQDMLRTRGDALQMIGINTRTGAATAIGIPRDSWVPIPGRGSSRVNAALFFGGPQLLGETVGNLIGVQPDYVFVTRFQGLREMVNSIGGIRVQNPRYFSDSDLWPQGFKQGSVRVNGHGATAFGRIRKSLPGGDFDRSANQQRVLRGIHERVLERAAQPGFVERGVTSVMQHLHTDLGPVELFKLAQAGTQVDAGKITNCVLPGSIGNVGGASVVFPSTSKARSWGDQARTTGVIKNC, encoded by the coding sequence ATGACGCGCTGGCGCAACCCGGTGCGGACCGTGGTGCTCGGCCTGGTCCTGGCCCTGGCGGCGGTCGTGGTGCCCAACAGTTCGGTGGCCCCGACCCAGGCGGCCCTGGTGAAGTTCCAGCAGACCGACGGGGTCGACGTGCACCCGAACGTGGTCTGGGTGCTCGCGGTGGGGTCCGACGCCCGTCAGGGCCAGGACATGCTGCGCACCCGCGGGGACGCCCTGCAGATGATCGGCATCAACACCCGCACCGGCGCGGCCACCGCGATCGGCATCCCGCGTGACAGTTGGGTCCCGATCCCCGGTCGCGGCTCGAGCCGGGTCAACGCGGCGCTCTTCTTCGGGGGCCCGCAGCTGCTCGGCGAGACCGTGGGCAACCTGATCGGGGTGCAGCCGGACTACGTCTTCGTGACCCGTTTCCAGGGGCTGCGCGAGATGGTCAACTCCATCGGCGGCATCCGCGTCCAGAACCCGCGCTACTTCTCCGACTCCGACCTGTGGCCCCAGGGCTTCAAGCAGGGCTCGGTCCGGGTCAACGGCCACGGCGCCACCGCGTTCGGCCGCATCCGCAAGTCGCTGCCGGGCGGTGACTTCGACCGGTCCGCCAACCAGCAGCGCGTGCTGCGGGGCATCCACGAGCGGGTCCTCGAGCGCGCCGCCCAGCCGGGCTTCGTCGAGCGGGGCGTGACCTCGGTGATGCAGCACCTGCACACCGACCTCGGTCCCGTCGAGCTGTTCAAGCTCGCGCAGGCCGGCACCCAGGTCGACGCCGGCAAGATCACCAACTGCGTCCTGCCCGGCAGCATCGGCAACGTCGGCGGCGCCTCGGTCGTGTTCCCCTCGACCAGCAAGGCCCGCAGTTGGGGCGACCAGGCCCGCACCACGGGCGTCATCAAGAACTGCTGA
- a CDS encoding multifunctional oxoglutarate decarboxylase/oxoglutarate dehydrogenase thiamine pyrophosphate-binding subunit/dihydrolipoyllysine-residue succinyltransferase subunit, with the protein MAQSSDKQSNNTVDFGANEWLVEEMKERFDADPDSVDPAWAEYFRGEGASPAEARHSNGRGGEARSPQPAGATASSGSQGSASASTAKSAKASGKDGSTTKSAKATTSEKPATSEKSGTSSKSDTSSKSDEAKKGDKGRKGEKGGKPTPKESPRPEPTEATDEPTYTTLRGIAAATAKNMDVSLTVPTATSVRDIPVKLLWDNRIVINSHLKRARGGKVSFTHIIGYALVRALTSMPEMNNSFGEVDGKPTMVSPAHINLGLAIDQQKPDGTRQLVAPSIKGCETMDFAAFWTAYEDMIRKAKDNKLTMEDYGGTTVSLTNVGGLGTVHSVPRLMKGQAAIIGVGAMNYPAAWQGASEDAIARNGISKVMTMTSTYDHRVIQGAQSGEFLKRVHELLLGENGFYDDIFRALRIPYEPIRWSADIATSHDDEISKQARILELIHAYRVRGHMMADTDPLEYQQRSHPDLRIESHGLTLWDLDREFATGSFGGEGRRFMKLRHILGILRDSYCRTTGIEYMHIMDPEQRRWIQERVEQPHTKPPREEQLRILLKLNQAEAFETFLQTKFVGQKRFSLEGGETTVPVIDEICEASAESGLDEVTIGMAHRGRLNVLANIVGKNYSQIFREFEGNIDPRTVQGSGDVKYHLGAEGEFVADRGDKVKVSVAANPSHLEAVDPVLEGISRAKQDVLDRGEEFPVLPLLVHGDAAFAGQGVVAETLNLSQLRGYRTGGTIHLVVNNQVGFTTAPAASRSSLYCTDVARMVQAPIFHVNGDDPEACIRVARLAFEYRQAFNKDVVIDLVCYRRRGHNEGDDPSYTQPLMYDLIEQKRSVRKLYTESLIGRGDITVEEAEQVVKDYQEKLERVFTEVREATSQPDEWTTVPDYPDKPAAETNTAVSFETLKQIADAYVTPPEGFTVHPKVMPQLQRRASAITEGPVDWGTGEILAFGALLLDGRPVRLSGQDSRRGTFVQRFATIIDRNNADEWTPLSGLSEEQAKFHIYDSLLSEFAALGFEYGYSVARPDALVAWEAQFGDFVNGAQTIIDEFITAGESKWQQQSGVVLLLPHGYEGQGADHSSARIERFLTMAADEAFVVAQPSSPASHFHLLRKHSLGGEHKPLIVFTPKSMLRRKEAASPVSAFTEGTFQPFLGDAEADPDKVETLLLCSGRVTWDLMAERGNRDNAESYAIGRIEQLYPTPADQIASEIAKYPNLKHVRWVQDEPLNMGPAPHLRLNLWPAIDAEVEQITRVASSSPAVGTAKRHLEEQKDLVARAFD; encoded by the coding sequence GTGGCGCAGTCGTCAGACAAGCAGTCCAACAACACAGTCGACTTCGGAGCCAACGAGTGGCTCGTCGAGGAGATGAAGGAACGGTTCGACGCCGATCCCGACAGCGTGGATCCGGCGTGGGCCGAGTACTTCCGCGGCGAGGGCGCCAGTCCGGCCGAGGCACGCCACAGCAACGGCCGCGGCGGCGAGGCCCGCTCGCCGCAGCCGGCCGGAGCGACCGCCTCGTCCGGCTCGCAGGGCTCGGCATCGGCGTCGACGGCGAAGTCCGCGAAGGCGTCCGGCAAGGACGGGTCCACCACGAAGTCCGCGAAGGCCACCACCTCGGAGAAGCCGGCCACGTCCGAGAAGTCCGGCACGTCGAGCAAGTCGGACACGTCGAGCAAGTCCGACGAGGCCAAGAAGGGCGACAAGGGTCGGAAGGGCGAGAAGGGCGGCAAGCCGACCCCGAAGGAGTCGCCCCGCCCCGAGCCGACCGAGGCCACCGACGAGCCGACCTACACCACGCTGCGCGGCATCGCCGCGGCGACCGCGAAGAACATGGACGTCTCGCTGACGGTGCCGACCGCGACGTCCGTGCGCGACATCCCGGTGAAGCTGCTGTGGGACAACCGCATCGTCATCAACAGCCACCTCAAGCGCGCCCGCGGCGGCAAGGTCTCCTTCACCCACATCATCGGCTACGCGCTCGTGCGCGCCCTGACCTCGATGCCGGAGATGAACAACTCCTTCGGCGAGGTCGACGGCAAGCCCACGATGGTGAGCCCGGCCCACATCAACCTCGGCCTGGCGATCGACCAGCAGAAGCCCGACGGCACCCGCCAGCTCGTGGCGCCCTCGATCAAGGGCTGCGAGACCATGGACTTCGCGGCCTTCTGGACGGCGTACGAGGACATGATCCGCAAGGCCAAGGACAACAAGCTGACGATGGAGGACTACGGCGGCACGACCGTCAGCCTCACCAACGTCGGCGGCCTGGGGACGGTCCACTCCGTCCCGCGGCTGATGAAGGGCCAGGCGGCCATCATCGGCGTCGGTGCGATGAACTACCCCGCCGCCTGGCAGGGGGCGTCGGAGGACGCGATCGCCCGCAACGGCATCAGCAAGGTCATGACGATGACCTCCACCTACGACCACCGCGTCATCCAGGGTGCGCAGTCCGGTGAGTTCCTCAAGCGGGTCCACGAGCTGCTGCTGGGCGAGAACGGCTTCTACGACGACATCTTCCGCGCCCTGCGGATCCCGTACGAGCCGATCCGCTGGTCCGCCGACATCGCGACCTCCCACGACGACGAGATCAGCAAGCAGGCCCGCATCCTGGAGCTGATCCACGCCTACCGCGTGCGCGGCCACATGATGGCCGACACCGACCCGCTGGAGTACCAGCAGCGCAGCCACCCCGACCTGCGGATCGAGTCGCACGGGCTGACGCTGTGGGACCTGGACCGCGAGTTCGCGACCGGCTCGTTCGGCGGCGAGGGTCGCCGCTTCATGAAGCTGCGCCACATCCTGGGGATCCTGCGCGACTCCTACTGCCGCACCACCGGCATCGAGTACATGCACATCATGGATCCCGAGCAGCGCCGCTGGATCCAGGAGCGCGTCGAGCAGCCGCACACCAAGCCGCCCCGCGAGGAGCAGCTGCGGATCCTGCTCAAGCTCAACCAGGCCGAGGCGTTCGAGACCTTCCTGCAGACCAAGTTCGTCGGCCAGAAGCGCTTCAGCCTCGAGGGCGGCGAGACCACCGTCCCGGTCATCGACGAGATCTGCGAGGCCTCCGCGGAGTCCGGCCTCGACGAGGTCACCATCGGCATGGCCCACCGGGGCCGCCTCAACGTGCTCGCGAACATCGTGGGGAAGAACTACTCCCAGATCTTCCGCGAGTTCGAGGGCAACATCGACCCCCGCACCGTGCAGGGCTCGGGCGACGTGAAGTACCACCTCGGCGCCGAGGGCGAGTTCGTCGCGGACCGCGGCGACAAGGTCAAGGTCTCGGTGGCCGCCAACCCGTCCCACCTCGAGGCCGTCGACCCGGTCCTGGAGGGCATCTCCCGCGCCAAGCAGGACGTGCTCGACCGGGGCGAGGAGTTCCCGGTGCTGCCGCTGCTGGTGCACGGTGACGCCGCGTTCGCCGGGCAGGGAGTCGTGGCAGAGACGCTCAACCTCTCGCAGCTGCGGGGCTACCGCACCGGCGGCACGATCCACCTCGTGGTCAACAACCAGGTCGGCTTCACCACCGCGCCGGCCGCGTCGCGGTCCTCGCTGTACTGCACCGACGTGGCCCGGATGGTGCAGGCGCCGATCTTCCACGTCAACGGCGACGACCCCGAGGCCTGCATCCGCGTGGCTCGGCTGGCCTTCGAGTACCGCCAGGCGTTCAACAAGGACGTCGTGATCGACCTGGTCTGCTACCGGCGCCGCGGCCACAACGAGGGCGACGACCCGTCGTACACGCAGCCGCTGATGTATGACCTGATCGAGCAGAAGCGCTCGGTGCGCAAGCTCTACACCGAGTCGCTCATCGGTCGCGGTGACATCACCGTGGAGGAGGCCGAGCAGGTCGTCAAGGACTACCAGGAGAAGCTCGAGCGGGTCTTCACCGAGGTCCGCGAGGCGACCAGCCAGCCCGACGAGTGGACGACCGTCCCCGACTACCCCGACAAGCCGGCGGCGGAGACCAACACCGCGGTCTCGTTCGAGACGCTGAAGCAGATCGCCGACGCCTACGTGACGCCGCCGGAGGGCTTCACCGTCCACCCGAAGGTGATGCCGCAGCTGCAGCGCCGCGCCTCGGCCATCACCGAGGGTCCGGTCGACTGGGGCACCGGCGAGATCCTCGCCTTCGGCGCGCTGCTGCTCGACGGTCGTCCGGTGCGGCTGTCCGGCCAGGACTCGCGTCGTGGCACGTTCGTCCAGCGGTTCGCGACGATCATCGACCGCAACAACGCCGACGAGTGGACGCCGCTGAGCGGTCTCAGTGAGGAGCAGGCGAAGTTCCACATCTACGACAGCCTGCTCTCGGAGTTCGCCGCCCTCGGTTTCGAGTACGGCTACTCCGTCGCTCGTCCGGACGCGCTCGTGGCGTGGGAGGCCCAGTTCGGCGACTTCGTCAACGGCGCCCAGACCATCATCGACGAGTTCATCACCGCCGGTGAGAGCAAGTGGCAGCAGCAGTCCGGCGTGGTCCTGCTCCTCCCCCACGGCTACGAGGGCCAGGGCGCGGACCACTCCTCGGCGCGCATCGAGCGGTTCCTCACCATGGCCGCCGACGAGGCCTTCGTGGTGGCCCAGCCGTCGAGCCCGGCGTCCCACTTCCACCTGCTGCGCAAGCACTCGCTGGGCGGCGAGCACAAGCCGCTCATCGTCTTCACGCCGAAGTCGATGCTGCGCCGCAAGGAGGCGGCCTCCCCCGTCAGCGCGTTCACCGAGGGCACCTTCCAGCCCTTCCTCGGCGACGCCGAGGCCGACCCCGACAAGGTCGAGACGCTGCTGCTGTGCTCGGGCCGCGTCACCTGGGACCTGATGGCCGAGCGCGGCAACCGCGACAACGCCGAGAGCTACGCGATCGGCCGGATCGAGCAGCTCTACCCGACCCCGGCCGACCAGATCGCCAGCGAGATCGCGAAGTACCCGAACCTCAAGCACGTGCGCTGGGTGCAGGACGAGCCGCTCAACATGGGGCCGGCGCCCCACCTGCGGCTCAACCTGTGGCCGGCGATCGACGCCGAGGTCGAGCAGATCACGCGCGTCGCATCCTCCTCCCCCGCCGTCGGCACCGCCAAGCGGCACCTGGAGGAGCAGAAGGACCTGGTCGCGCGCGCGTTCGACTGA
- a CDS encoding DUF6104 family protein: protein MYFTDRGIEELQQRRGDEEVSLAWLGDQLQAFVDVHPEFETPIERFATWLARLDDPDD from the coding sequence ATGTACTTCACCGATCGCGGCATCGAGGAGCTCCAGCAACGCCGGGGAGACGAGGAGGTCTCCCTGGCGTGGCTGGGCGACCAGCTGCAGGCATTCGTCGACGTCCACCCCGAGTTCGAGACGCCGATCGAGCGGTTCGCGACCTGGCTCGCACGCCTGGACGACCCCGACGACTGA
- a CDS encoding zinc-dependent dehydrogenase, which yields MKALRFYAPGDLRLEDVPEPQCGPGEVKLRVRNCSTCGTDVKIQHNGHQNLTPPRITGHEIAGEVVEVGADVNATHGTDWQVGDRAQVIAAVPCGECHECRKGWMAVCQNQTSVGYQYDGGFAEYMVVPREVLKVDGLNQIPDNVGFDEASAAEPLACAINAQELLGIEPGDSVVVFGAGPIGCLHIRIARGVYDVGPVYLVDVNAERLAMSADAVSPDETINAAEVDVVERVMELTDGRGADVVITATSANLTQEQAIAMAARNGRISFFGGLPKTDPTITCDSNVVHYRQLHIHGANGSAPAHNKRALEYIGTGQVPVKDLITRHVPLEKVLDAFDVVKNGEAIKVTVEP from the coding sequence ATGAAGGCACTCCGCTTCTACGCCCCCGGCGACCTCCGGCTCGAGGACGTGCCGGAGCCCCAGTGCGGTCCGGGCGAGGTCAAGCTCCGGGTGCGCAACTGCTCCACGTGCGGCACGGACGTGAAGATCCAGCACAACGGCCACCAGAACCTCACCCCGCCGCGGATCACCGGCCACGAGATCGCCGGCGAGGTCGTCGAGGTCGGGGCCGACGTCAACGCCACCCACGGCACCGACTGGCAGGTCGGTGACCGGGCCCAGGTCATCGCCGCCGTCCCGTGCGGGGAGTGCCACGAGTGCCGCAAGGGCTGGATGGCGGTGTGCCAGAACCAGACCTCGGTCGGCTACCAGTACGACGGCGGGTTCGCGGAGTACATGGTCGTGCCGCGCGAGGTCCTCAAGGTCGACGGCCTCAACCAGATCCCCGACAACGTCGGGTTCGACGAGGCCTCGGCGGCCGAGCCGTTGGCCTGTGCCATCAACGCCCAGGAGCTGCTCGGGATCGAGCCCGGCGACAGCGTCGTGGTCTTCGGTGCCGGCCCCATCGGGTGCCTGCACATCCGCATCGCTCGCGGCGTGTACGACGTGGGCCCGGTCTACCTGGTCGACGTCAACGCCGAGCGGTTGGCCATGTCGGCCGACGCGGTGTCGCCGGACGAGACGATCAACGCCGCCGAGGTCGACGTGGTCGAGCGGGTCATGGAGCTGACCGACGGGCGCGGCGCCGACGTGGTCATCACCGCCACCTCGGCCAACCTCACCCAGGAGCAGGCGATCGCGATGGCGGCCCGCAACGGCCGGATCTCCTTCTTCGGCGGGCTGCCCAAGACCGACCCGACGATCACCTGCGACTCCAACGTCGTGCACTACCGGCAGCTGCACATCCACGGTGCCAACGGGTCGGCCCCCGCGCACAACAAGCGCGCACTGGAGTACATCGGGACGGGGCAGGTGCCGGTCAAGGACCTCATCACCCGCCACGTCCCGCTGGAGAAGGTGCTCGACGCCTTCGACGTGGTCAAGAACGGCGAGGCCATCAAGGTCACCGTCGAGCCCTGA
- a CDS encoding PTS mannitol transporter subunit IICBA has translation MSTTTPAHRTGVRVRVQQFGTFLSNMVMPNIGAFIAWGLITALFIETGWLTSMAIGEDPGSWVAKIGGWGDFAGGGIVGPMIVYLLPVLIGATGGRIVYDTRGGVVGAIATMGVIAGSEVPMFLGAMIMGPLGGWSMKRIDALWDGKIRPGFEMLVNNFSAGIWGGILASVGFFAVGPAVTRFSELAETVVDTLVDAGLLPLTSILIEPAKVLFLNNAINHGVLTPLGTNQALEDGKSVLFLLEANPGPGLGLLLAFMVFGKGLARASAPGAAIIHFLGGIHEIYFPYVLMKPKLILAMIGGGMTGVFINVAFDSGLRAPAAPGSIFAVYAQTASDSYLGVTLSVLGAATVTFLIAAVLLKTDRSDDEADLATATSAMESMKGKRSVASSALVGSSGDAPAITSIVFACDAGMGSSAMGASVLRRKIDAAGLTDVTVVNQAIANLTDTYGLVVTHRDLTARAEQRTPSAVHVSVDDFMGSPRYDEIVEMLQESDRGAPASGAAPASDTAGAGGAAGTKVSALELGAVALDGTATTRDGAITEAGELLVTTGAVEASYVEAMHERERSVSTHMGNLLAIPHGTNEAKSAIRRTALSFVRYPEGIDWNGKRAEFVIGIAGAGQDHLDLLRRIAAVFVDEGRVERLRAARTAEEVRDLLEAEHG, from the coding sequence ATGTCCACCACCACCCCTGCACACCGCACCGGCGTCCGGGTCCGCGTGCAGCAATTCGGCACGTTCCTGTCCAACATGGTCATGCCCAACATCGGCGCGTTCATCGCCTGGGGCCTGATCACCGCGCTGTTCATCGAGACCGGCTGGCTGACCAGCATGGCGATCGGTGAGGACCCGGGCAGCTGGGTCGCCAAGATCGGCGGCTGGGGCGACTTCGCCGGCGGCGGCATCGTCGGTCCGATGATCGTCTACCTCCTGCCCGTGCTCATCGGCGCCACCGGCGGTCGCATCGTCTACGACACCCGTGGCGGCGTCGTCGGCGCGATCGCGACCATGGGCGTCATCGCCGGCTCGGAGGTGCCGATGTTCCTCGGTGCCATGATCATGGGACCGCTCGGCGGCTGGTCGATGAAGCGCATCGACGCGCTCTGGGACGGCAAGATCCGGCCCGGTTTCGAGATGCTGGTCAACAACTTCTCCGCCGGGATCTGGGGCGGCATCCTCGCCAGCGTCGGCTTCTTCGCCGTCGGCCCGGCGGTCACCCGCTTCAGCGAGCTCGCCGAGACGGTCGTCGACACCCTCGTCGACGCCGGGCTCCTCCCCCTCACCTCGATCCTGATCGAGCCGGCGAAGGTCCTCTTCCTCAACAACGCGATCAACCACGGCGTGCTGACCCCGCTGGGCACCAACCAGGCGTTGGAGGACGGCAAGTCGGTGCTGTTCCTGCTCGAGGCCAACCCCGGCCCCGGACTCGGCCTGCTCCTGGCCTTCATGGTCTTCGGCAAGGGCCTCGCCCGTGCCTCCGCACCCGGCGCGGCGATCATCCACTTCCTCGGCGGCATCCACGAGATCTACTTCCCCTACGTGCTGATGAAGCCCAAGCTGATCCTGGCCATGATCGGCGGCGGCATGACCGGTGTGTTCATCAACGTCGCCTTCGACTCCGGCCTGCGCGCCCCGGCCGCACCGGGCTCGATCTTCGCCGTCTACGCCCAGACCGCCAGCGACAGCTACCTCGGCGTGACGCTGTCGGTGCTCGGCGCCGCCACCGTCACCTTCCTGATCGCCGCCGTGCTGCTCAAGACCGACCGCAGCGACGACGAAGCCGACCTGGCCACCGCCACGAGCGCCATGGAGTCGATGAAGGGCAAGCGCTCGGTGGCCTCCAGCGCCCTGGTCGGCAGCTCGGGCGACGCCCCGGCGATCACGAGCATCGTGTTCGCCTGCGACGCCGGCATGGGCTCCTCGGCCATGGGCGCCTCGGTGCTCCGCCGCAAGATCGACGCAGCGGGGCTGACCGACGTCACCGTGGTCAACCAGGCGATCGCGAACCTGACCGACACCTACGGTCTCGTCGTCACCCACCGTGACCTCACCGCCCGTGCCGAGCAGCGGACCCCGTCGGCGGTCCACGTCTCGGTGGACGACTTCATGGGCAGCCCGCGCTATGACGAGATCGTGGAGATGCTCCAGGAGTCCGACCGCGGTGCACCTGCGTCCGGCGCGGCTCCGGCATCGGACACCGCCGGGGCCGGCGGCGCTGCCGGGACCAAGGTGTCGGCCCTCGAGCTCGGAGCCGTCGCCCTGGACGGGACGGCCACGACGCGCGACGGCGCGATCACCGAGGCCGGCGAACTGCTGGTGACGACCGGCGCGGTGGAGGCCTCCTACGTCGAGGCGATGCACGAGCGCGAGCGTTCGGTCTCGACCCACATGGGCAACCTGCTCGCCATCCCCCACGGCACCAACGAGGCCAAGAGTGCGATCCGGCGTACGGCGCTCTCCTTCGTCCGCTACCCCGAGGGCATCGACTGGAACGGCAAGCGGGCCGAGTTCGTGATCGGCATCGCGGGCGCGGGCCAGGACCACCTCGACCTGCTCCGCCGGATCGCAGCCGTCTTCGTCGACGAGGGTCGCGTCGAGCGGCTCCGCGCGGCCCGCACCGCCGAGGAGGTGCGGGACCTGCTGGAGGCCGAGCACGGCTGA
- a CDS encoding DeoR/GlpR family DNA-binding transcription regulator translates to MDSDTRQSQILEFARTRGRVEVIPLAGEFDVATETIRRDLRALADRRLVKRVHGGAIPLESVGFESGVEYRSRVDLAQKRRIASAAADLLHGAETVYLDEGYSPRLVAEKLADRELTVVTSSLLAAEALAGSDSVTVLLLGGRMRGRTLATVDHWALRMLDELVIDLAYLGTNAITPDDGLTTPDPAVAAVKHAALKRSRRRVLLAAHSKFGISNFTRFADVADFEAIVTGTELPLEDARRYEALGPHVIRV, encoded by the coding sequence ATGGATTCGGACACGCGGCAGTCGCAGATCCTCGAGTTCGCCCGGACCCGCGGGCGGGTGGAGGTCATCCCCCTCGCCGGTGAGTTCGACGTGGCGACGGAGACCATCCGTCGCGACCTGCGGGCCCTCGCCGACCGTCGCCTGGTGAAGCGGGTGCACGGCGGGGCGATCCCGCTGGAGAGCGTGGGCTTCGAGTCCGGGGTCGAGTACCGCAGCCGGGTCGACCTGGCGCAGAAGCGCCGGATCGCCTCGGCTGCGGCCGACCTGCTGCACGGGGCGGAGACCGTCTACCTCGACGAGGGCTACAGCCCGCGGCTGGTGGCCGAGAAGCTCGCCGACCGCGAGCTGACGGTGGTGACCTCCTCGCTGCTGGCCGCCGAGGCGCTCGCGGGCAGTGACAGCGTCACCGTCCTGCTGCTGGGCGGCCGGATGCGCGGCCGGACGCTCGCCACGGTGGACCACTGGGCGCTGCGCATGCTCGACGAGCTCGTCATCGACCTCGCCTACCTCGGCACCAACGCGATCACTCCCGACGACGGCCTGACGACCCCGGACCCGGCCGTGGCCGCCGTGAAGCACGCGGCGCTCAAGCGGTCCCGGCGTCGCGTGCTGCTGGCCGCCCACAGCAAGTTCGGCATCAGCAACTTCACGCGCTTCGCCGACGTCGCCGACTTCGAGGCCATCGTCACCGGCACCGAGCTCCCGCTCGAGGACGCCCGGAGGTACGAGGCGCTCGGTCCGCACGTCATCCGGGTCTGA